The genome window CCAGCCACAGTCCACGCTGCTTGAGCTTCTCCAGCGTGCGCGCCAGATTGGTCACGGCAACCAGCGGGATGACTTCAGCCGCGCCGCAGGCAACCTTGCGCACCGTGGCATTCAGGGTTGCCGACTTGTCCTTGGGCACGATCACCGCCAGCGCACCGGCGGCATCCGCAGTGCGCAGGCAGGCGCCGAGGTTATGCGGATCGGTCACGCCATCCAGCACCAGCAAGAGCGGCACCCCTTCGTGCCGCTCGAGCAATTCCTCGAGCATCAACTCGCCCCAGACCTGACTGGGGCTGACCTCGGCCACCACACCCTGGTGCACCCCCTCCGCCCACTCATCAAGTTCGCGACGGTCCTTGTGCCCGATAGCGATGCGCATCTGCCCGGCCAGTTCGACCAGGGTTTTTACCCGCGGATCATTGCGACTTTCCGCCAGCCACAATTGTTTAACCCTTTTCGGGTGATGGCGCAGCAGAGCCTCGACAGCATGTAC of Pseudomonas pohangensis contains these proteins:
- the rlmB gene encoding 23S rRNA (guanosine(2251)-2'-O)-methyltransferase RlmB — translated: MSDLEKVFGVHAVEALLRHHPKRVKQLWLAESRNDPRVKTLVELAGQMRIAIGHKDRRELDEWAEGVHQGVVAEVSPSQVWGELMLEELLERHEGVPLLLVLDGVTDPHNLGACLRTADAAGALAVIVPKDKSATLNATVRKVACGAAEVIPLVAVTNLARTLEKLKQRGLWLVGTAGEAEQELYQQDLSGPIVLVMGAEGKGMRRLTRDLCDFLVRLPMAGSVSSLNVSVATGICLFEALRQRKAADGKS